A section of the Scleropages formosus chromosome 16, fSclFor1.1, whole genome shotgun sequence genome encodes:
- the actr2a gene encoding actin-related protein 2-A yields MDSQGRKVVVCDNGTGFVKCGYAGSNFPEHIFPALVGRPIIRSTAKVGNIEIKDLMVGDEASELRSMLEVNYPMENGIVRNWDDMKHLWDYTFGPEKLNIDSRNCKILLTEPPMNPTKNREKIIEVMFETYQFSGVYIAIQAVLTLYAQGLLTGVVVDSGDGVTHICPVYEGFSLPHLTRRLDIAGRDITRYLIKLLLLRGYAFNHSADFETVRMMKEKLCYVGYNIEQEQKLALETTVLVESYTLPDGRVIKVGGERFEAPEALFQPHLINVEGVGVAELLFNTIQAADIDTRAEFYKHIVLSGGSTMYPGLPSRLERELKQLYLERVLKGDVDKLSKFKIRIEDPPRRKHMVFLGGAVLADIMKDKDNFWLTREEYQEKGMRVLEKLGVTVR; encoded by the exons ATGGACAGTCAAGGACGGAAAGTAGTGGTTTGTGACAATGGAACTGGG TTTGTGAAGTGTGGCTATGCGGGCTCCAACTTCCCAGAGCACATCTTCCCTGCTCTGGTGGGCCGGCCTATCATCCGCTCCACGGCCAAAGTGGGCAACATCGAAATCAAG GATCTGATGGTGGGAGATGAGGCCAGTGAGCTGCGCTCCATGCTGGAGGTGAACTACCCCATGGAGAATGGCATCGTGCGCAACTGGGACGACATGAAGCACCTCTGGGACTACACCTTCGGGCCCGAGAAGCTCAACATCGATTCTCGCAATTGCAAGATCCTCCTCACGGAACCGCCCATGAACCCCACCAAGAACAGGGAGAAAATCATTGAG GTAATGTTTGAGACATACCAGTTCTCCGGGGTTTACATTGCCATCCAGGCTGTGTTGACACTCTACGCTCAAG GTCTGCTGACTGGCGTGGTAGTGGATTCGGGCGATGGCGTCACCCACATCTGCCCCGTCTACGAGGGCTTCTCCCTGCCCCATCTGACCCGACGGCTGGATATCGCGGGGAGGGACATCACCCGATACCTCATCAAG CTACTGCTGCTGAGGGGTTACGCCTTCAACCACTCGGCCGACTTCGAGACGGTGCGCATGATGAAGGAGAAGCTCTGTTATGTGGGCTACAACATCGAGCAGGAGCAGAAGCTGGCGCTGGAGACCACTGTGCTTGTGGAGTCCTACACG CTGCCTGATGGTCGGGTCATCAAGGTGGGAGGCGAGCGGTTCGAGGCTCCCGAGGCTCTTTTCCAGCCCCACCTCATCAATGTGGAGGGAGTGGGTGTGGCTGAGCTCCTCTTCAACACCATCCAAGCAGCTGATATCGACACCAG GGCTGAGTTCTACAAACATATCGTCTTGTCTGGGGGCTCCACCATGTACCCAGGTCTGCCCTCACGCCTGGAGCGTGAGCTCAAGCAACTTTACCTGGAGCGTGTGCTCAAGGGCGACGTGGACAAGCTCTCG AAATTTAAGATCCGAATTGAGGACCCCCCTCGGCGCAAGCACATGGTGTTCCTGGGTGGGGCCGTGCTGGCTGACATcatgaaagacaaggacaacTTCTGGCTGACACGGGAGGAGTACCAGGAGAAGGGCATGCGTGTCCTCGAGAAGCTGGGCGTGACTGTCAGATAA